The Sebaldella sp. S0638 sequence CAGGTTTTGAGACATTATCAAAAAATATACTTTTATACATCTTTGATTTTTCCGCCATTCTTCTCACCATTCTTATTAATAGTTTACAATATATATTAACAAATTAATTATTCATTTGTCAAGGAAATAATTAGTAATAAAATACACGTTATCTTATTGATTTTCTTGAAATAAAGGGGCTGGATTATCTGGAAATCTACAGATTACGTATTTTTCTGCTGAATTCTTTTACATAATAACATTTTTTTACTATTCCTTCGCATTTCAAATCCCTGATATTAGTAATCATAATATCTACATATTTTTTGTTAAAAGATCTCAAAAACACTCTTTCATTCATTATATGCAGTTCTCTTACATAAAACTTATCCATAAATTTAAAAATACAGACTTCATTGCGTAACTCAAAAATACTGTCAGGCACGTCTGACTCTATTACAAGATAAGAACCGTCAGGAATATTTCTTGCCTCCAGACTCTGCATACTCTGGTCTTTCATCTTTATTACATATGTATCGCTTTCTCTATGATTATATAATTCCGTGGCATCATAGAGTTCCTGAATGTCGTTAAACTGAACATATTCAAAGGAAGAAACGCCTATCATCTTATAATCTATAAAATGAACCCTTTCTATCTCATAGTTCTTGTCCAGAAAATCTGCCATCTTAAAAAGCTCAACAGCATTCAGACCGTAAATCTCGGCTAATGTATGCAGAACCCTCGGCGATATTGATCTGATTTTGCCGTCTTCCAGCTTTTTTAATGATGTAAAATTGTATTTCACCCCCTTGTGATTAAGATACATTTCTACTTGTCTGAAAGAATACTCCTTTTCCAGTCTTGCTTCTTTCAATATCATAACAAGTTTTTCAAAATTATCCATATCCCCTCCTCAAGTATTATTTTACAACATTTTAAGTAAAATTTTTATACTTTTTATAAAAAATGTTGACCTTAATCTACTTTTATATTATAAATTAATTACAAAATAACCAAAGGGGCCGTAATAAATGTCGAGAGACGGACTGTTTTCACTTTATCTTATTAACAAGCTTCTTGAAAGAGGAATGATATGTATCAATTCCTGTGAAGATGACTTAAAGACAGAGAAATTCTATCTTGAAGTTGGTATTATTATACAAGATATTTCGGAAAATTTCAAGCTTGTTTAGTAAGTCTGATCCTGAGAATTCAGGATCATTTTTTTTATTTTCATCATTTTTATTTATTTAATTATTAATATAATTTCATTTTATTTTAGTGTACTATTTGAGAGAACTCTAAAAAAGATATTTATTAACGTCTGATAATATATTGTCTAATTATGGAAAATTGGATAAATAAAAAAGACTGCCCTAAAATATCAACCCGCTGATATTATATTAATATCCTGCAGGTATCTATTTTAAGGCAGCCTGTATATTTTATCTGTCGACGAGGTCTGCTTTCAGTACCTTGTCTCCTTTTGCTATCCAGTAAAGTTTTTCATATTCTCTTGCGGATCTTATCCATGAGAAATCCAGATTCATGTTTCTCTCTATAAGTTTGTCCCATACTCCTTTATCATTAAAATAATATCTTTCGGCACGCCTTATAGTATAAAGCATATCATCTGCATTGAAATTAGCAAATGTAAATCCGTTTCCTTCTCCTGTGTACTTATTATAAGATGAAACAGTATCTTTTAGCCCGCCTGTCTCCCTTACTATAGGTATAGTTCCGAATTTCATTGCTATCATCTGACTTAAACCGCATGGTTCATATCTTGAAGGCATCAGGAACATATCACTTCCTGCATAAATTTTATTTGCAAGTACCGGATCATAGCCCAGTTTTA is a genomic window containing:
- a CDS encoding S24 family peptidase, producing MDNFEKLVMILKEARLEKEYSFRQVEMYLNHKGVKYNFTSLKKLEDGKIRSISPRVLHTLAEIYGLNAVELFKMADFLDKNYEIERVHFIDYKMIGVSSFEYVQFNDIQELYDATELYNHRESDTYVIKMKDQSMQSLEARNIPDGSYLVIESDVPDSIFELRNEVCIFKFMDKFYVRELHIMNERVFLRSFNKKYVDIMITNIRDLKCEGIVKKCYYVKEFSRKIRNL